Proteins from one Rosa chinensis cultivar Old Blush chromosome 7, RchiOBHm-V2, whole genome shotgun sequence genomic window:
- the LOC112178596 gene encoding probable dolichyl pyrophosphate Man9GlcNAc2 alpha-1,3-glucosyltransferase, which translates to MAKSSKKSKEEEEIVDSGDDAWWWLVHKGITPSFFCIALFSLLVRVAVSLHPYSGAATPPKFGDFEAQRHWMEITLNLPLNEWYRNTTRNDLSYWGLDYPPLTAYQSYVHGLFIRFFSPESVALFTSRGHESYLGKLLMRWTVLSSDALVFFPAVFYFIVVYYSGRNQRGRMGGIAWHIAIILLNPCLILIDHGHFQYNCISLGLTLGAIAAILSDKDLLACVLYSLALNHKQMSAYFAPAFFSHLLGKCIRRRYPIFEVFKLGLVVSGTFLVVWWPYIHSVEAFFEVLSRLAPFERGIYEDYVANFWCTTSVLVKWKRLFPTHQLKVLSLGATVSTFLPSMIQQIWAPSKKGFLYGLLNSAFSFYLFSFQVHEKSILLPLLPASLLASEEPFLFTWMTIYALFSMFPLLHRDKLILPYLALSALFILLSLAPNRRQETRETNAFRSIVTTFFPFCSLILHVVYLSMNAPQRYPFLFEALIMLLCFSQFTFLTMYTNAQQWMLLKHSNLVEKEKKLL; encoded by the exons ATGGCGAAGAGCTCAAAAAAgagcaaagaagaagaggagattgTTGATTCTGGCGACGATGCTTGGTGGTGGTTGGTGCACAAGGGAATTACACCTTCATTCTTTTGCATTGCATTGTTTTCCCTTTTGGTTCGAGTCGCTGTCTCACTCCATCCTTACTCTGGTGCTGCAACTCCCCCCAAGTTCGGCGACTTCGAAGCCCAGCGGCATTGGATGGAAATCACCCTTAATCTCCCGCTCAATGAATGGTATCGAAACACTACCCGCAATGATCTCAGCTACTGGGGTCTCGACTACCCTCCTCTCACTGCTTATCAGAGTTATGTCCATGGTCTTTTCATCAGATTCTTTAGTCCTGAATCAGTTGCTCTTTTCACTTCCCGCGGACATGAGTCCTATTTGGG GAAACTTCTTATGAGGTGGACAGTGTTATCGTCCGATGCCTTGGTGTTCTTTCctgctgttttttattttattgttgtttACTATAGTGGGCGTAATCAAAGGGGCCGTATGGGTGGCATAGCATGGCACATTGCAATTATTTTACTCAATCCGTGCCTGATCTTAATTGATCATGGTCATTTCCAG TACAATTGTATCAGCTTGGGTCTGACGCTGGGAGCTATTGCTGCTATTCTTTCTGACAAAGATCTTCTAGCCTGTGTCTTATACAGCCTTGCTCTCAACCACAAACAG ATGAGTGCGTATTTTGCTCCTGCATTTTTCAGCCATCTTCTGGGTAAATGTATAAGGCGCCGGTATCCAATTTTCGAAGTGTTTAAACTTGGCCTGGTGGTCTCAGGAACGTTTCTTGTTGTCTGGTGGCCATATATTCACTCAGTTGAAGCCTTTTTTGAG GTTCTCTCTCGTCTTGCTCCTTTTGAGAGGGGGATATACGAGGATTATGTGGCTAACTTTTGGTGCACCACTTCGGTTCTTGTAAAATGGAAGAGATTGTTTCCAACACATCAACTGAAGGTTCTCAGCCTTGGTGCAACTGTTTCTACTTTTCTGCCTTCAATGATTCAGCAGATATGGGCTCCAAGTAAAAAAGGTTTCCTGTATGGGTTGCTGAATAGTGCTTTCTCATTTTATCTGTTCTCATTCCAAG TGCACGAGAAGTCTATTTTGCTGCCACTCCTACCAGCAAGTCTATTGGCAAGTGAAGAACCTTTTCTATTTACCTGGATGACCATTTATGCCCTATTCTCGATGTTCCCTCTTCTACATCGTGACAAGCTGATTTTACCATATCTTGCGCTATCTGCGCTTTTTATACTATTAAGCCTGGCGCCGAATAGAAGACAGGAGACAAGGGAGACAAATGCCTTCAGATCAATTGTGACAACATTCTTTCCTTTTTGCTCGCTCATTCTTCATGTTGTTTATTTAAGCATGAATGCCCCCCAAAGATATCCCTTCCTATTTGAAGCTTTAATTATGCTTCTTTGCTTTTCCCAGTTCACATTCCTAACTATGTATACTAACGCACAACAATGGATGTTGCTGAAACACTCCAACTtggtagaaaaagaaaagaagctcCTTTGA
- the LOC112175515 gene encoding FHA domain-containing protein At4g14490: MLDPLALKLELLKGPREGETLEYRPRSKVRIGRVVRGNNLAIRDSGISTNHLIIEFESGKWMIRDLGSSNGTIVNDTKLKPDTPLELNDGDEIKIGEYTSISVKIDGHERSRLRRNPRRGAVVENQGLRCRKEENSELEREGGEEIEVVEKPKRGRGRGRPRKARVLKSEVAVSEVSSRDVEAVVPDLETCSVQCGGRKRKNVQQVPLMCEKDNVVVAEKDSGEIGPVGVNGDKGDDCNVGVGGDKVESGSRSCFGVSGAKNVDKKGNGSGVKQGLGKIWQEPDLEKMTLDDWFDYVQVSLPKGVNDEIDKICAGMRDKAKLVQEYIAQHNKEKCHS; encoded by the coding sequence ATGCTGGACCCTTTAGCTCTCAAGCTCGAACTGCTCAAAGGCCCACGTGAGGGAGAAACCCTAGAGTACCGACCCAGATCCAAGGTCCGAATCGGCCGGGTCGTCCGCGGCAACAACCTCGCCATCAGAGACTCCGGCATTTCCACCAACCACCTCATCATCGAATTCGAATCGGGTAAATGGATGATCCGAGACCTCGGCTCCTCCAACGGAACCATCGTAAACGACACCAAGCTCAAGCCGGACACGCCGTTGGAGCTGAACGACGGCGACGAGATAAAGATCGGGGAGTACACGTCGATCTCCGTCAAGATCGACGGCCACGAACGGAGCCGGTTGAGAAGGAATCCGAGGCGCGGCGCGGTTGTGGAGAATCAGGGCCTGAGATGTAGGAAGGAAGAGAATTCTGAattggagagagagggaggagaggaAATTGAGGTGGTAGAGAAGCCGAAGAGGGGCCGGGGCCGCGGCCGGCCGAGGAAAGCTAGGGTTTTGAAGAGTGAGGTTGCTGTGTCGGAAGTGAGTTCCAGAGATGTGGAAGCTGTGGTTCCGGATTTGGAGACTTGCAGTGTACAGTGTGgggggaggaagaggaagaatgtGCAACAAGTGCCGCTGATGTGTGAGAAAGATAATGTTGTGGTGGCGGAGAAAGATTCGGGAGAAATTGGTCCCGTTGGTGTTAATGGCGATAAAGGGGATGACTGTAATGTTGGAGTGGGTGGCGATAAGGTTGAAAGTGGTAGTAGGAGCTGTTTTGGTGTTAGTGGTGCTAAGAATGTTGATAAAAAGGGGAATGGTTCTGGTGTTAAACAAGGTTTGGGAAAGATTTGGCAGGAGCCAGATTTGGAGAAGATGACTTTGGATGATTGGTTTGATTATGTGCAAGTTTCTTTGCCGAAAGGGGTTAATGATGAGATTGACAAGATTTGTGCCGGAATGAGAGACAAGGCTAAGCTAGTCCAGGAGTATATAGCACAACACAACAAGGAAAAGTGTCACAGTTAA